The following proteins come from a genomic window of Takifugu rubripes chromosome 11, fTakRub1.2, whole genome shotgun sequence:
- the LOC115251438 gene encoding extracellular calcium-sensing receptor-like: MCMEFIETVNRETLTTDARRIALTIQAATARVILIFCWYIDAKEILLELAKRNITGRQFLASEALSTSEELLQELAIAEVANGVLGVAVQSSTIPGFEHFLRSLNPVQRPDDEFLKDFWEMEFKCSPGSTRKASLPPCSGAESLVEMEHPFTDTSKLRVAHNVYLAVYAAAHALHSLLSCPGQNSPPGKSNCSSPNHIRPIDVLQHLNRVNFSTPRGETFYFQGSDMTARYDLVNWQKTPNGPLKLVLVGRVDGFDLILNESAIQWSTGLNQVPVSVCSESCPPGTRKANRKGEPLCCFDCIPCADGEISNTSGSLQCDRCPPEFWSNDGRTACVPRQLDFLSFNETLGVALTAVAVSGAVVTTAVFVVFLHYRHTPMVRANNSELSFLLLLSLKLCFLCSLVFIGRPSVWSCRFQQAAFGISFVLCVSCILVKTLVVLAVFRSAQPDCKATMKWFGPSQQRGSVGLFTSIQIVICGIWLSVSPPKPERDLGFQGSKVTLECAMASVVGFSLVLGYIGLLACTCLLLAFLARKLPDNFNEAKLITFSMLIFCAVWVAFVPAYVSSPGKYVVAVEIFAILASSYGLLFCIFAPKCFIILLRPEKNTKKHLMSRNKA; this comes from the exons ATGTGTATGGAATTCATAGAAACTGTCAACAGAGAAACTCTGACCACGGATGCCAGACGAATTGCGCTCACAATTCAAGCTGCTACTGCGAGGGTCATTCTGATATTTTGCTGGTATATAGATGCAAAAGAAATACTTCTTGAACTGGCCAAGAGAAAC ATTACTGGTAGACAGTTTCTGGCCAGTGAGGCCTTGAGCACCAGTGAGGAACTTCTCCAAGAACTCGCCATCGCCGAAGTGGCGAACGGTGTTCTTGGAGTGGCCGTTCAGAGTTCCACCATACCTGGATTTGAACATTTTCTCAGGAGTTTGAACCCAGTTCAGCGCCCCGATGACGAATTCCTAAAAGACTTCTGGGAAATGGAGTTTAAATGCAGTCCA GGGTCCACGAGGAAGGCTTCCCTGCCCCCTTGCAGTGGTGCAGAGTCCCTGGTTGAGATGGAGCATCCTTTCACCGATACCTCAAAGCTAAGAGTGGCACACAATGTCTACCTTGCAGTTTACGCTGCAGCCCACGCCCTCCACAGCCTTCTCTCCTGCCCCGGACAAAACAGCCCTCCTGGAAAGTCCAATTGCTCCTCTCCAAATCACATTCGACCCATAGAT GTACTGCAGCACTTGAACAGAGTGAATTTCAGCACACCACGTGGggaaaccttttattttcaagGCAGCGACATGACAGCAAGGTACGACCTTGTCAACTGGCAGAAAACCCCCAATGGGCCACTTAAGCTCGTCCTGGTTGGTCGTGTGGATGGATTTGACCTGATCCTGAATGAGTCAGCCATTCAGTGGAGCACAGGCCTGAACCAG GTGCCTGTGTCAGTGTGCAGTGAGAGCTGCCCCCCCGGCACCAGAAAGGCCAACAGGAAGGGAgaacctctctgctgcttcgaCTGTATCCCCTGTGCTGACGGCGAGATTAGCAACACAAGCG GTTCTCTTCAGTGTGACCGTTGCCCTCCTGAGTTCTGGTCCAACGATGGACGGACTGCTTGTGTTCCTCGACAGCTGGATTTTCTGTCCTTTAATGAAACCTTGGGCGTTGCTCTGACCGCCGTGGCCGTGTCCGGCGCTGTGGTGACAACAGCCGTGTTTGTGGTGTTCCTTCACTATCGTCACACGCCCATG GTTCGAGCCAACAACTCTGAAttgagcttcctgctgctgctgtcactcaagCTGTGTTTCCTGTGCTCGCTGGTGTTCATCGGTCGTCCGTCCGTCTGGTCCTGTCGGTTCCAGCAGGCGGCTTTTGGGATCAGCTTCGTgctttgtgtttcctgtatccTGGTAAAGACCCTTGTGGTTCTTGCTGTTTTCCGCTCAGCTCAGCCCGATTGTAAAGCCACAATGAAGTGGTTCGGCCCGTctcagcagagaggaagtgtcGGCCTCTTTACCAGCATACAG ATCGTCATCTGTGGTATATGGCTCTCTGTCAGCCCCCCAAAGCCTGAACGAGATTTGGGTTtccaagggtcaaaggtcaccctgGAGTGCGCCATGGCCTCCGTGGTGGGCTTCTCTCTGGTCCTGGGCTACATCGGTCTGCTGGCCTGCACCTGCCTCCTGTTGGCGTTCCTGGCTCGGAAACTCCCCGACAACTTCAACGAGGCCAAGCTGATCACCTTCAGCATGCTGATCTTCTGCGCCGTCTGGGTGGCCTTCGTCCCCGCTTACGTCAGCTCTCCCGGAAAGTATGTTGTTGCCGTGGAAATCTTTGCCATCCTGGCTTCCAGTTATGGCCTGCTCTTCTGTATCTTTGCTCCAAAGTGTTTCATCATCCTGTTGAGACccgaaaaaaacacaaagaaacacctGATGTCCAGGAATAAAGCATGA
- the LOC101067526 gene encoding extracellular calcium-sensing receptor-like, whose protein sequence is MSWLLALLVQRPRSPASLLLLCVMGARAGLDVAGAMLCSHWGQRSDRNLSADGDVMIGGLFNLYYIPSAVQQEYTQLPHYERCSSLDIESLKYMYTMVFAVEEINRDDSLLPGVRLGYGIRDSCFRYPWALDGALSLVTGDSNSCNVAASSTRSAGGNTGAVEGEKVVPLIIGAASSTTGIMLSSILQSLSVPIISYSASCPCLSDRAKFPTFFRTIPSDIYQARAMAQLAIRFRWTWLGAVVVNNDYGQLAIQVWMVLIY, encoded by the exons ATGTCCTGGCTTCTGGCGCTCCTGGTGCAGCGGCCCCGCTCACCCGcctcgctgctgcttctgtgtgtcATGGGAGCGCGGGCAGGGCTGGATGTGGCGGGCGCGATGCTGTGCTCGCACTGGGGTCAGAGGAGCGACAGGAACCTCTCTGCAGATGGGGATGTGATGATCGGTGGACTTTTCAACCTGTACTATATTCCTTCAGCTGTACAGCAGGAATACACTCAGCTGCCACATTATGAACGATGCTCCAG TCTGGACATAGAATCTTTGAAATATATGTACACCATGGTATTTGCTGTGGAGGAAATCAATCGTGATGACAGCTTGTTGCCCGGGGTGAGACTGGGATATGGTATACGTGATAGCTGTTTCAGGTACCCCTGGGCACTGGATGGCGCGCTGTCACTGGTGACAGGAGACTCCAACAGTTGCAACGTGGCAGCCTCGTCAACCCGCTCTGCCGgtggaaacactggagcagtAGAAG GCGAGAAAGTTGTTCCTCTAATCATCGGCGCTGCTTCCTCAACAACAGGCATCATGCTGTCCAGCATCCTCCAGTCCCTCTCAGTGCCAATT attaGCTACTCGGCTAGCTGCCCTTGTCTTAGTGACCGGGCAAAGTTTCCTACCTTTTTCAGAACTATTCCCAGTGATATTTACCAAGCCCGGGCCATGGCACAACTGGCCATTCGCTTTCGCTGGACGTGGCTTGGAGCAGTGGTGGTAAATAATGACTATGGTCAACTGGCAATCCAGGTATGGATGGTgctaatttattaa